From the genome of Eucalyptus grandis isolate ANBG69807.140 chromosome 2, ASM1654582v1, whole genome shotgun sequence, one region includes:
- the LOC120290637 gene encoding probable indole-3-pyruvate monooxygenase YUCCA10, which produces MEKGNEKEVVVAIVGAGPSGLAAAACLNRQGVANVVLEREDCSASLWRNRAYDRLKLHLGKQFCELPTCPSSNSPTFIPRAQFIEYLDNYKSQFEVKLYCQRSVESASYDDQTGKWRIVARNTGSGEHEVYVAEFLVVATGENSEGMIPEVDGLESFGGAVMHSSKYRNGRGFRGKNVLVVGCGNSGMEIAYDLWNHGANTSIVARSPVEVFTKEIVFIGMILIKFLPRRIVDILMRLLSKLKYGDFTKYGLQRPKNGAFHLKAATGRSPTIDVGAMERIKDGEIKVFPSIKSIHGKLVTFVNNTTSQFEAIIFATGYKSNVRKWLQGGDDLFNVQGMTKVRDQWKGENGLYSVGFSQRGLLGIASDARNVANDINFELWRQRKSK; this is translated from the exons ATGGAGAAGGGCAATGAGAAAGAGGTTGTGGTGGCCATTGTTGGCGCGGGGCCTTCAGGCCTAGCGGCAGCGGCATGCTTGAACCGCCAAGGAGTAGCCAACGTCGTGCTCGAGAGAGAGGACTGTTCCGCCTCTCTTTGGAGAAACCGGGCGTACGATCGATTGAAGCTCCACCTAGGCAAGCAATTCTGTGAGCTCCCCACATGTCCTTCCTCCAACTCACCCACATTTATCCCTAGGGCCCAATTCATAGAATACCTTGACAACTACAAGTCGCAATTCGAGGTAAAGCTGTATTGCCAAAGGTCCGTCGAGAGCGCATCATACGACGATCAAACCGGCAAGTGGCGGATTGTGGCGAGAAACACAGGCTCTGGCGAGCATGAGGTCTATGTGGCGGAGTTCCTGGTGGTGGCGACCGGGGAGAACAGTGAGGGCATGATACCAGAGGTTGACGGCTTAGAGAGCTTTGGCGGGGCGGTGATGCACTCGAGCAAGTACCGGAATGGGAGGGGATTCAGAGGGAAAAACGTGCTGGTGGTGGGTTGTGGGAACTCAGGAATGGAGATTGCGTATGACTTGTGGAACCATGGTGCCAACACTTCCATTGTTGCTCGAAGCCCT GTGGAAGTTTTTACCAAGGAAATAGTGTTTATCGGAatgattttaataaaattcCTTCCGCGCCGAATCGTTGACATTTTGATGAGGCTACTTAGCAAGCTAAAGTATGGCGACTTCACCAAGTACGGCCTTCAGAGGCCGAAAAATGGTGCGTTCCATCTGAAAGCAGCGACCGGACGATCCCCCACCATTGACGTCGGGGCAATGGAAAGGATCAAGGACGGAGAAATCAAG GTTTTCCCCTCCATCAAAAGCATTCACGGCAAGCTGGTCACTTTTGTAAACAACACAACAAGTCAATTTGAGGCCATAATCTTTGCCACTGGCTACAAAAGCAATGTCCGGAAATGGCTCCAG GGTGGAGATGACCTCTTCAATGTTCAAGGCATGACCAAGGTCCGGGACCAATGGAAAGGAGAAAATGGCTTGTACAGTGTCGGCTTCTCTCAACGGGGCCTGTTGGGCATTGCCAGCGATGCGCGGAATGTAGCTAACGACATTAACTTTGAACTTTGGCGCCAAAGGAAGAGCAAGtga